Proteins encoded together in one Gadus chalcogrammus isolate NIFS_2021 chromosome 18, NIFS_Gcha_1.0, whole genome shotgun sequence window:
- the sstr2a gene encoding somatostatin receptor type 2: protein MDQWPLPPNPLNFSLPEPLLWNDSDLDLLNTSDRRDSHQDKTSSVVITFIYFVVCAVGLCGNTLVIYVILRYAKMKTVTNIYILNLAVADVLCMMSLPFISLQLALVHWPFGEALCRAIMTVDALNQFTSIFCLTVMSIDRYLAVVHPIKSTKWRKPRIAKLINLTVWGVSLLVNLPTMIFSGLDKVPVCGIVWPEPQEVYYKAFMFYTFFIGFFLPLIVISMCYVLIIVKVKSSGMRVSSSKRRRSERKVTRMVSIVVAVFILCWLPFYVFNVTSATSVIKPTSALKSTFDFVVVLGYANSCANPILYAFLSDNFKKSFQKVLCLRKVGGLDEMDRSDSRADRSRMVHDILVNNANLDTHNAALLNGELQTAI, encoded by the exons ATGGATCAGTGGCCActgccccccaaccccctgaACTTCTCCCTCCCGGAGCCCCTCCTGTGGAACGACTCGGACCTGGACCTCCTGAACACCTCGGACCGCCGGGACAGCCACCAGGACAAGACCAGCTCGGTGGTTATCACCTTCATCTACTTTGTGGTGTGCGCGGTGGGCCTGTGCGGCAACACGCTGGTCATCTACGTGATCCTGCGCTACGCCAAGATGAAGACGGTGACCAACATCTACATCCTGAACCTGGCAGTGGCCGACGTGCTGTGCATGATGAGCCTGCCCTTCATCTCCCTGCAGCTGGCCCTGGTGCACTGGCCCTTCGGAGAGGCGCTGTGCAGGGCCATCATGACCGTCG ATGCCCTAAATCAGTTCACCAGCATCTTCTGCCTCACGGTAATGAGCATCGACCGGTACCTCGCTGTGGTGCACCCCATCAAGTCTACCAAATGGCGGAAACCCCGCATCGCCAAGCTCATCAACCTCACCGTGTGGGGGGTGTCACTGCTTGTCAACCTGCCCACCATGATCTTCAGCGGCCTGGACAAGGTCCCCGTGTGTGGGATCGTGTGGCCCGAGCCCCAGGAGGTGTATTACAAGGCCTTCATGTTCTACACCTTCTTCATCGGTTTCTTCCTGCCTCTGATCGTCATTTCCATGTGTTACGTGCTCATCATCGTCAAG GTGAAGTCCTCGGGCATGCGGGTCAGCTCCAGCAAGCGGCGGCGCTCCGAGAGAAAAGTGACGCGCATGGTGTCCATCGTGGTGGCCGTCTTCATCCTCTGCTGGCTTCCCTTCTACGTCTTCAACGTGACCTCGGCCACCAGCGTGATCAAGCCCACCTCGGCGCTGAAGAGCACCTTCGActttgtggtggtgctgggctaCGCCAACAGCTGCGCCAACCCCATACTCTACGCCTTCCTGTCGGACAACTTCAAGAAGAGCTTTCAGAAGGTCCTGTGTCTGAGGAAGGTGGGCGGCTTGGACGAGATGGATCGCAGCGACAGCCGCGCGGACCGCAGCAGGATGGTGCACGACATCCTGGTCAACAACGCAAACCTGGACACCCACAATGCAGCACTGCTCAACGGGGAGCTGCAGACCGCCatctga
- the LOC130371475 gene encoding somatostatin receptor type 5, translated as MHSTTKMDYPFSPDLDYSDNNNLTDRDELFLPVKMDAFSITIAVLYLVICVLGLAGNSLVLVAILKLDKMASATTVYIFNLALADGLFMVGLPFVAIQNFMNRWDFGDAACKLVMVLDGINQFTSVFCLTVMSVDRYMALVDPLRFARWRTPARAKMVSAGLWLFSMVPVLPMALNFSTQYGLCSLDPKMISESRWPGFLTYTFVLGFALPFTVMTASYAALVVTLRSQRVRAGLPATQAAAPHEGQRLERQVTKMVVAVVVVFAVCWLPFYAFNFCSLYRTDRVLYFAQGFEFVVVLSYSWSCANPILYACHSEAFRRHFAKLLCPNKQSPSMHCNTDTERYDLNATSGRDSVSMQA; from the coding sequence ATGCATTCGACGACCAAGATGGACTACCCCTTTTCACCGGACCTCGACTACAGCGACAACAACAACCTCACGGACAGGGACGAGCTATTCCTCCCCGTCAAAATGGATGCGTTCAGCATCACCATCGCCGTCCTCTACCTGGTCATCTGCGTGCTGGGCTTGGCGGGAAACTCCCTGGTGTTGGTGGCCATTTTAAAACTGGACAAAATGGCGTCGGCCACCACCGTGTACATCTTCAACCTGGCGCTGGCCGACGGCCTCTTCATGGTGGGGCTGCCCTTCGTGGCCATCCAGAACTTCATGAACCGCTGGGACTTTGGTGACGCGGCGTGCAAGCTGGTCATGGTGCTGGACGGCATCAACCAGTTCACCAGCGTCTTCTGCCTGACGGTGATGAGCGTGGATCGCTACATGGCGCTGGTCGACCCGCTCCGCTTCGCCCGCTGGCGAACGCCCGCCCGCGCCAAGATGGTGTCGGCGGGCCTGTGGCTCTTCTCCATGGTGCCCGTGCTGCCCATGGCGCTGAACTTCTCGACCCAGTACGGCCTGTGCTCCCTGGACCCGAAAATGATCTCCGAGTCCCGGTGGCCTGGCTTCCTCACCTACACCTTCGTGCTGGGCTTCGCGCTTCCCTTCACCGTGATGACCGCCTCGTACGCCGCGCTGGTCGTCACGCTGCGTTCCCAGCGGGTCCGGGCGGGACTCCCCGCCACGCAGGCCGCCGCGCCCCACGAGGGTCAGCGGCTGGAGCGGCAGGTGACCAagatggtggtggcggtggtggtggtgtttgccGTGTGCTGGCTGCCGTTCTACGCCTTCAACTTCTGCTCGCTGTACCGCACCGACCGGGTGCTGTACTTCGCCCAGGGGTTCGAGTTTGTGGTGGTGCTGTCGTACTCCTGGAGCTGCGCCAACCCCATCCTCTACGCCTGCCACTCGGAGGCCTTCCGACGCCACTTTGCCAAACTGCTCTGTCCGAACAAGCAGTCCCCCAGCATGCACTGCAACACAGACACGGAGCGGTACGACTTGAACGCCACCAGCGGGCGAGATAGCGTTAGCATGCAAGCGTAA